Sequence from the Sphingobacteriaceae bacterium GW460-11-11-14-LB5 genome:
GATTGATCGATAAGGTAGAGACCAGAAAATTAATTTTTATTAAAAGCATATTGATTGATCATTCAGTTCAGCGAAGTGGTATTGGAACTAAGGTGATGAACGATATTATACAACACGCGCTTTTAGCTGATAAACCTATCGAACTTCAGGTTTTTAAAATTAATATTATCGCAAAGAAGTTTTATCAAAAACTGGGCTTTATAATTAAAGGGCATACAGCGCTACATTATCAAATGATTTATAAAAACGGAGAAATTGTATAATGTTGCAATATCTGATGATTTATAAGGATAGATTTAAAACAAAAAAGCCTTACATCTCTGTAAGGCTTTCTGTGATCCCGCTGGGATTCGAACCCAGGACCACTACATTAAAAGTGTAATGCTCTACCAGCTGAGCTACGGAATCATTTCCTTTTGTTTAAGGAGGTGCAAATATAGGGATTTATCTTTTTCTTGCAAACATTTTTTGAAAATGTTTTTGATGTTTTTTCCGTTGTTTAAAACGGGTTGTTCTAACTGCTTGATTTTAAATTTTCTATGCTTAAAAATAAGCTTAAAATTTATTTTAACCCATCAGCAATCATCACTATTTACTTGCTTTAGGAATAAAATTAAGGAAAGACTGGAACTGTGCTTTGTGTTTATTCCTATCCAGTTTAAAATAAAAAGCTCCTCGGCGTGAACTTGATTTATCCTTATCCGTCTGTTTAATCAATAATCCACTGGCAGTAATCTTGCGGATAAAGTTCCGGTTATCTATTGGCGAATCGTAAACCTGCTCATATAAAGCCTGTAATTGCGGTATCGTAAATCGTTTTGGTAAAAGCTCAAATAAAATAGGATGGAGGGCGGCCTGATAACGGATTTTATCCATTGCAGCCTTAACCATCATATCGTGGTCAAAAATTAATTCCGGAACTTCTTTTAACTTAAACCATTCGGCATGGTACTGATCATTGATCTGTTTACTGTATTTATTAATATCGATCAGTGCGAAATAGACTACCGAAACCGTACGTTCGATCGGATCCCGATCCGGACTACCATAAGCATGAAGTTGTTCCAGGTAAACGTCATGTAATCCCGTTAACTCTAATAAAATCCTTTTGGCAGCGCCATCAAGATCTTCTCGCTCACCAATAAAACCACCCATTAAACTCCATTGATCTTTTACAGGCTCTATTGCCCTTTTTATCACCAGAAGTTTTAGCTGATCGCCGTCATAACCAAAAATAATGCAGTCGACTGCAACAAGAACAGGTTTTTGATTTAAATATTTTCCCATGTTAAAATAGCCTATTTAATTTAGCATCGTTATAATCTGTAATATAACCTAAGATATTCGGATAACCTTCAAATTCTTCGATTGTATGTGTGGTGTTTAATACCATGCAGGGCATGCCTGCATTTAATGCCGATTCTACACCTTTGGGTGCATCTTCGAAAACCAGACAATTGGCTGGTGCAATATTTAATGCTGCCGCGGCCTTTAAAAAAGTTTCAGGATCTGGTTTGCTTGTTTTTACATCATCTGCACTCACTATGGCATCCAGATAATGACGGATATTTAAGCCATCGATTACAAAATCTATATTAAAAGGTATTGCAGCAGATCCGATCGCCATGGGAATGTGAGCTTGTTTTGTGCGCTCCAAAAAGACATCCAGTCCTTCAATCAGCGCCAAATGCGGCAGGTAACCTTCCTGATAACGCTTTTCTTTATCAATAGAAAGGCGTTCTATTTCTTCGGCGTTAAATTTATCTTTTCCGAAAACGCGTTCTAAAACTTCGTGGTTTTTACCATACATTTCTTTTTTTACGCTTTCGTAATCAAGTTTAGCACCTAAATCTTCCGTCATGATGCTATACCAGGCTAACGTATGGTATTCCATATCATTAATCATCGTACCGTTCAAATCAAAAAGAAAAGCCTTTGGCTTGAAATTTAAGTTATGCATATGGCTGCTAAATTATGTGATTTTTTTTACTGTTGGGAATCCTCGCCGATATTATGAAAAATAATAAGTATAATCGTTACTTTAACGTTAATAATTTTTTCCTACATTAGCCTTAACCAAAAATAAATCAATATGAAGCCCTGTCTGCTTTTTGTATGCAATTGGAGATCCGTTTTCACCAATTTTAATCCATGAAACCGAGCTTGTGGGTTCTTGAACTCATAAAGGGAATAAAACACCAGTGAAAAATCATGACAGCTTCATCACACACGAAAACAAAATTTTAAACAGATGAAAAAAAAAATCTTTAAGGCATTGCCCTTCGCTACGCTATGCTTAGCCATTTCTTTTACTTCTTGTAATCCTAAATCGGATAAAGGGGCGGCAACAACCGAACAAAGTGATTCATCAAAATACACCAGCACCATTGATGGGAAAAGTGTTAACCTGTATACTTTGAAAAACAAACAAGGTGCTTCGGTTTCTATTAGCAATTATGGCGGGAGGGTAGTTTCGCTTTTGGTGCCTGATAAAAATAATAAGTTAACCGATGTGGTTTTAGGCTACGATAGCGTAGGTGCCTACCGCAAAAAAGGTGAACCATTTTTTGGTGCCTTAATTGGCAGATACGGAAACCGTATTGGTAAGGGTAAATTTAACCTGGAAGGAAAAGAATATACTTTACAACTTAACGATGGTGTGAATACTTTGCATGGCGGTACAGATGGTTTTTTCGCTAAAGTTTGGGAGGCTAAACAATTAGATGGACAAAAACTGGAGCTGAGTTATGTTTCAAATGATGGTGAAGCAGGTTATCCCGGAAAACTGGATGTTAAAGTAACTTACACTTTAACGGATGATAATGCCTTACAAATTGATTATTTAGCCACTACTGATAAAACGACTGTGGTGAATTTAACCAATCATGCTTATTTTAACTTAAACGGTGAGGGTAATGAAACGATTTTAGATCACGAATTGACAATTGATGCCAACGCCTATACACCGGTAGATTCTACCCTTATTCCAACAGGTAAATTACAACCTGTAGTTGGAACCGCTTTCGATTTCAATAAAGCCAAAACAATCGGGAAATCGATTGAGGAAAATGATCAGCAGTTAAAATTCGGAAAAGGTTACGACCATAATTTTGTATTGACCCACCATGATGGCAAAACACCTGTAGCAATTGTAAAAAGTCCGGTTACAGGAATCATAATGGAAGTTTACACGGTTGAACCAGGATTACAGTTTTATAGCGGAAACTTTTTAACGGGCGCTGATAAAGACGGTAAAGGTGGAAAATCATATCCTCACCGTTCCGCTTTCTGTTTAGAAACACAACATTTTCCTGATGCACCAAATCATGCAAATTTTGCATCGACAGTGCTTAAACCAGGTGAAACTTATAAAACGAGTACTACTTACAAGTTTTTGAAATAACCATACTTAAAAAAATCGACTAAGATCATTATCGAATTTGAAACAAAAAAAGCAAGACCTGAAGTCTTGCTTTTTTTGTTTATGTTACCTGCAAATTCGGCTTTAAGGGTTTAATAACCGATCAGGAAATTGTGTAATTTTCTCAATGGTTAATTGTTGCATAATCTGGTATAAATGAGTTTTGAACATATTGATAGTATGATCGCCTCCTTCATTACCTAAAGCACCAACTCCATACATAAAAGGCCGACCCATAAAGTTGAATTCAGACCCAACGGCATGCGCTCTGGCTAAATCAACGCCTGAACGAATACCACCATCCAACATGATCTTCAATTTTGATTTGTATATTGGATTATTCGTCATTTTGATCAGCGAATTGATTGAAGATTCGCCTGCATCAATTTGTCTGCCACCATGATTGGAAACAATTACACCATCAGCACCGATCTGGATAGCAGCCTGCATATCTTCATCAGTGGTGATTCCCTTCAATATTAAAGGTCCTTTCCACAGATCACGAATGGCAGAAACCTTTTCAATATCAACCTTACCGGTAAAGGTTCGGTTCATGAATTGGCCCAGCTGCGACATGTCCATTCCTTTTTCCATATAAGGCTTTAAGGTAGCAAATGATGGAATGCCATGTTGAAGCGTTTTAATTCCCCATAGCGGACGGGCAAAAGCCTGCAAAATATTATTGATCGACATTTTTGGTGGAATAGATAAACCACTCTTAATTTCTTTATATCGTAAACCAAATGCAGGCACATCTACCAGAACAACCAATACCGGACATTCAACAGCTTTTAAACGATTTAAGATATCATCTCTCAATCTATCCTCCGTAGGGTGGTACAGTTGAAACCAGGCTTTTCCTTCAGATACTTCGGCTATTCGTTCGATACTACTGGTGGATACGGTACTTAATGTATAAGGAATATCGGCTTTAGCAGCAGCCCTGGCTAAAATTTCAGGTGCATTAGGCCACATCAAACCCTGCAAGCCAATCGGAGATATCCCAAATGGTGCACTGTAACGACGGCCAAATAATTCAACGGACATGTCGATATCTCCACCAACACGTAAGTAATTCGGTTTAAGGTAAATATTGTCGAAGTCGCTCTCGTTTCTCGATAAATTAAGTCCCTCATTACAACCACCCTCCAGGTAGTCAAAAGCAAATTTAGGAATCCTTGATTTCGCCTTTTTTCTTAAGTCGGCTACAGAAGGGAATTGAGGATTGTAAGGGAATATAATCTTTTTACTCATTTTTAAATATTGTATTGGTCAGATCTGTTTTAACATGCGAAAACTAATACTTTATATTATATTTTCCATCCTGCTCTATCTGCTATTTTGTAATTATCGTTTCTGCCTGCGCTCTTTTCCAGGCAAGCGCACAAATATTTCTTTTGATATTGTCCTGCTGTCTCGAATGTTC
This genomic interval carries:
- a CDS encoding alpha-hydroxy-acid oxidizing enzyme, with amino-acid sequence MSKKIIFPYNPQFPSVADLRKKAKSRIPKFAFDYLEGGCNEGLNLSRNESDFDNIYLKPNYLRVGGDIDMSVELFGRRYSAPFGISPIGLQGLMWPNAPEILARAAAKADIPYTLSTVSTSSIERIAEVSEGKAWFQLYHPTEDRLRDDILNRLKAVECPVLVVLVDVPAFGLRYKEIKSGLSIPPKMSINNILQAFARPLWGIKTLQHGIPSFATLKPYMEKGMDMSQLGQFMNRTFTGKVDIEKVSAIRDLWKGPLILKGITTDEDMQAAIQIGADGVIVSNHGGRQIDAGESSINSLIKMTNNPIYKSKLKIMLDGGIRSGVDLARAHAVGSEFNFMGRPFMYGVGALGNEGGDHTINMFKTHLYQIMQQLTIEKITQFPDRLLNP
- a CDS encoding haloacid dehalogenase, which codes for MHNLNFKPKAFLFDLNGTMINDMEYHTLAWYSIMTEDLGAKLDYESVKKEMYGKNHEVLERVFGKDKFNAEEIERLSIDKEKRYQEGYLPHLALIEGLDVFLERTKQAHIPMAIGSAAIPFNIDFVIDGLNIRHYLDAIVSADDVKTSKPDPETFLKAAAALNIAPANCLVFEDAPKGVESALNAGMPCMVLNTTHTIEEFEGYPNILGYITDYNDAKLNRLF
- a CDS encoding galactose-1-epimerase, whose product is MKKKIFKALPFATLCLAISFTSCNPKSDKGAATTEQSDSSKYTSTIDGKSVNLYTLKNKQGASVSISNYGGRVVSLLVPDKNNKLTDVVLGYDSVGAYRKKGEPFFGALIGRYGNRIGKGKFNLEGKEYTLQLNDGVNTLHGGTDGFFAKVWEAKQLDGQKLELSYVSNDGEAGYPGKLDVKVTYTLTDDNALQIDYLATTDKTTVVNLTNHAYFNLNGEGNETILDHELTIDANAYTPVDSTLIPTGKLQPVVGTAFDFNKAKTIGKSIEENDQQLKFGKGYDHNFVLTHHDGKTPVAIVKSPVTGIIMEVYTVEPGLQFYSGNFLTGADKDGKGGKSYPHRSAFCLETQHFPDAPNHANFASTVLKPGETYKTSTTYKFLK
- a CDS encoding DNA mismatch repair protein MutT, with the protein product MGKYLNQKPVLVAVDCIIFGYDGDQLKLLVIKRAIEPVKDQWSLMGGFIGEREDLDGAAKRILLELTGLHDVYLEQLHAYGSPDRDPIERTVSVVYFALIDINKYSKQINDQYHAEWFKLKEVPELIFDHDMMVKAAMDKIRYQAALHPILFELLPKRFTIPQLQALYEQVYDSPIDNRNFIRKITASGLLIKQTDKDKSSSRRGAFYFKLDRNKHKAQFQSFLNFIPKASK